Part of the Nitrosopumilus piranensis genome is shown below.
TTTAATATCATCAATGTCAACATTATATTTTTCAGAGTCCTTTTCTGCAACAGCAAGAACTGATTTTACAATAATATCAGCAAGTTGATCAGAATCTTTTCTGACGAGTTTAGTTTGCATAGAAGTTTTTGCAATTTTATTAAGAATATTTTTATCATTTGCAGAAATTGTGTCTGAAATGCTTTCAAGGAATTGTTTGGCTTTTCTTGCAGCCTTTCTATATCCATCTACAATAATTGTTGGATGAACGTCTTGATCAATTAATGATTCTGCATTTTCAAGTAAAGCTCCTGCCAAAACTACAGCAGAAGTTGTTCCATCTCCAACTTCATTATCAGTTGTTTTAGAAATCTCAACAAGCATTTTTGCAGCTGGGTGTTGAACATCAATTTCTTTGAGAATTGTTGCTCCATCATTTGTGATAGTAACATCACCTAATGAATCAACTAACATCTTATCCATGCCTCTAGGGCCTAAACTAGTATGAACAATTTCAGCGACTATCTTTGATGCAGCAATATTGTTTTTTTGTGCATCTCTGCCTTTAGTTTCTGAACCGCCTTCTTTGAGCAATACGACTGGCATGTTTCCTTTTGAAGTAGCTTGCATACCCATTGATGCAAAAACTCCAGATTCCCCTTTTATACCTTCCAGATCAAGAATAGTAGATTTGGAGTAGCCATCGGTGTTTTTAAATTGGGAAAATCAAGTTGCAAAATATGGCTAAATCACAAAATAAAGAATCTTACAATAAAATTTTTACAAAATTAAAGGAGCATCATAAATGGTTTGAAAATTCAATTCCATTAATTGCCAGTGAGAATATTCCAAGTCCTGCAGTCAGGGAAGCCATAATTTCAGATTTTGGTAACAGATATGCCGAAGGTTGGCCTGGAGAAAGGGTCTATGCTGGGTGCATCTACATTGATGAGGTAGAGTTTGAATGTATGAAATTAGCTAAAAAACTCTACAAGGCAAAATTTGCAGATGTTAGACCAATTTCAGGAGTTGTTGCAAATCTTGCTGTATATTCTGCTTATTCAAATCCAGGGGATGTTATGTTAGCCCCATCTATTCCAGCTGGAGGCCATATCTCGCATGGTAAAAAAGAACATTCTGGAACTGCAGGATTGGTTCATGGTTTAGAAATTGAATTCTATCCATTTGATGCACAAGAGATGACTATTGATGTGGATAAGACAAAACAGAAAGTAAAAGAGCTTGAGAAGAATAAACGACTCCCAAAAATAGCAATGTTTGGAGGATCGTTATTCTTGTTCCCACACCCTGTCAAAGAACTTTCAGACTTTCTAAAGAGTTATGATATGCACATCAATTACGATGCAGCTCATGTTGCAGGATTGATTGCAGGTGGAAAGTTCCAAGATCCACTTCGTGAAGGAGCAGATACAATAACAATGAGTACTCATAAGACTTTGTTTGGACCTCAAGGAGGATTAGTTCTAGGTTCTGAAAAACATGAAGAACCAATCAAAAAAGCTACATTCCCAGGTCTTACAAGCAGTCACCACATCAACAATATGGCAGGAAAAGCGGTAGCATTTGCAGAAGCTTTAGAGTTTGGAAAAGACTATGCTTTACAAGTTATAAAAAATGCAAAATCACTTGCAGATGCATTAAGTGATGCTGGATTCAAAGTATTAGGTGAAAGCAGAGGGTTTACACAATCACATCAGATTGCTGTCAATGTTTTAGATTATTCTGATGGTGGAAAAGTTGAAGCCGACTTGGAAAAAGCCAACATAATTGTAAACCGCCAATTGATTCCAGGAGACATTAAGGCTGGAAGGAATTACTTCCATCCAGGTGGTATTAGATTAGGGGTTTCAGAGATTACCAGACTTGGAATGAAAAAGAGTGAGATGCAAGAGATTGCATCTTTCATCAAACAAGTAGTAATAGAGAAGAAAGATCCAAAGAAATTGCTTTCCAAAGTAAAATCATTTAGAAAGAATTACCAAAAGGTAAAATTCTGTTTTGATAACAAGTTGGGCGCATATGAATACGTCAAATTACGATAACTCAAGCATAGTCAGTTAGAAGTGATTGATCACCAGGGCTCTTTCCAAATACTAATTCAATTTCATCAGAAAGTGCATGAATTCTTCCTCTCTGATATTCACTAACATCATATTTGTCAACAAGTCTTTTTGCAAGTTTCAGATATTTTTCTACAGAACCACGAGTTATTGTAGGAATTAGTTTGTGCCCACACACGCAGGTTTGGATTAAGGGCATTCGGCGGTAAGATTTGCCACAACCAGTACACCTAAAATTTTGTCTAGCATATGCTCTTAGATTGCCCATAATATCTGGAACAAGGTGAGTTGAAATGACATCTGAAACAATTTCTGAGGTATTTACAGCATCAATCAATTCAGCATTTTTAACTTGCATATCAAATTTATCCAACATTGAACCAAGAGTAGAATATGCACTGCGAGATTTTGAAGTGGTAAGAGATGATGTTGAATGTGTAAAATAATAATCATAAAATTGTCTTTCTGTCTCAAGTCGAGATTTGATAATTTCAACAGAAGAGATGTCAGGTGCTTTGACTTGTTGAATCGTTGATTCAAAAAATTCTAGAGGAAGTGATTTTGTAACCTCAAGATTGTGTGCTTGAGGTTGAGACTCGTGTGGTAAAACAAGAGGTTGAATAAGCAGTGGAGCATCCATCAATCCGCCTATAGCATCTGAAAGGAATTGCCTTGAAAAATTCAAAAGACTATCCATCAACAACATAATCGAGTCAGCATCTCCATCTGCGTCTCTTCTTTTTGCAGAATGCCAGTTAGGGGTTGCAAAACAGACATGGGTTTCAGAATATCCAATAATTCTACCAACAATTCCAACAGACGTATGAGGAGCCAAACCGATTATTAGATGCCCAATCAATTCCTCAGAATTTTTTACATTGTAAAATGGAGTCTTGCCGTAGAATTTTTCTAAAAGTGTGTCAATGTATTTACAAATAGAGACAAGATACCTGCCACTTTCATAGGGAATTACTACATCCTGCATACGGAGTTCAACTATCTGTTCAGGATTTTCAAGTGGGTCACCATTAATATCATGTGAATATCCTAATTCTTTGAGCTTCTCAATTGAGGTTCCGATCCAAGATGGTTTGAATTGAGTTAGAGGCGAGTTAGTTGCATCAAATCGAACAGTTCCATCCTTGAATACTGTAAGACCAAAATTTTGTCTTACAAGTCCCTTTTCCAAAGGCTCGGCAATCTTATCTTGACTGATTAGTTCCTTTACTCCTTTGAATGGTTCTTGTGCACGTAAACGAATCTTTTCTTGTGCTTCAAGGAGTTTTGATTTTAATGGGAATTCCTTATGTGAGTAAGCTAAAGCATTTCGTTTACATTTGTTACAAAAAGATTCTTCAAGCGTATCTCTGCAATGAGGACATCTATAGGTAACAGTTGTTTTTATACCACATTTTGAGCATTTTATTCCAATTGATGGTTGGTTACATTGAGTACAATGCCTGTTGTAGATACTTGTGAAAAAGTGCTCATTTTTAGATGCTTTTAGAAGATCTCTTGTTGGTCCCCCTTTATCACTAATAGGAAATAATACATGTGTTGGTGGCTTCATCTGTCTTGGGGCAGCTTTTTCTGGTCTTCCAATTCTTACCCCAACTGAGGTAGAAAATTTGTTTTTAATTTTGATTCCAGAGGATTTTGAAATTATCTGAGGGATTGACGATTCGTCAATTTCTGGTTTTTCTCTAAATAACAAATTAAAGAAAATTTTTGCCTCAAGATTTTCAAGTATGATGTTGTCATTTTCAACTACATGTGGAACTCCTAATTTTTCAAGAATTTTTTTTATTTGTATATGGTATTCGATTGATGTTTCATTGATTTTTTTAGGTTCTAAAAGTAGATTGAGTTCTTCAGAGGAAATTTTATCCCAAAAATACAGATAGCGTGGATGAAGAGCCATATCAAAATCAAGGGAGATTTTTAATGCCTCATCTATGGTGGGAACTTTGTTGAGAAATTGAGTTAGATACTGATCTTCAGGCTCGTATTTCTGAATTTTTTGTTTTAATTCTTCTATCCAAAATTCTTCCACATATGCTGATGGTACAAGTTGAGCATTGTTTTCTAGAAAATCTCCAAAGGATATCAGAATATCTCCAAGATGAAGTATTTTTTCAATATCATTCTTAATTTCAATTCCATGTTTCACATCCCGAATCTTTACAACATTTCCATTTTTCAGGCGGACAGTGGGAGTTTCAATTGAATCAACAAACGCAACAGTAGAGCCTTTTCCTGGAATATCAATTTTGATTTGAGTTCCAACTGCAATGGTATGATCAAGAATTTCTGCTATTACGGGATGAATCCCAACTGCTGCAAAGCCGGTGTTGCATGCTCTTCCGTATCTTAATCGAAATCCACCCAGTTTGTTAGGCATGGATAAGACTGATCTTCCTGTAATTACTTCATGCATTCTTTTAGTAGCTGCGTCTTCTTGTTTTTCACCTGTTTGAACAGCTCCTTTAAGGTCATTGAGCCATTCCCAACCATCAAGATTGTACATTTCAATTCTTTTTAGTAGTTTTTTGGATCTTCCAATTAGACCATCATTTAGGACACGTAAGGCACCTCCACGTACCCGATCAGTCTTAATTCGTACCATAGATTTGTGATTTACAACCTCATAAGGATCTGTATCTACGCCGTCTAACTCTACTGGTAGATTTGAAATCACATGTTCAATATCTTCATCTAATATATGGAATTGAAAGCTACTAGCCTCCCTTTCATAGATTCTTAATTCCTCTACAAATCGACCTGTTTCATCATCAAATGAGTTGGCTTGAAATTTTGACAGTCCTGCAGTCTTTCTAACATGATCAGCTATCAACATTGTAACTGCAGATTCTGTCCCTCCAGCTGAACGCATTGGGCCTGCAATAGAAACTGAGAGATAATCAGAACCATCCTTGTTTTTCTTTATTTTTACTTCACTTATTCCTTGTAAAGGAGCTATGGTGACACCCTCTGTTACAATTGCCAATCCAACCCGAACTGCCAGATCAAGTTTTTCTTCCAAAGTAGAATCAGGTAAAGAATATTTTCCCTGTGCAATCTCTTTTGAGAGAATCAGTGCTGAAAGTTCTTTTCCATTAATTTTTAGAAGTTCACGTAAGGGTTCGGCAATGTCAATTTCATGCATTTTAGCCACACGATCTGCTAGATCAAATGCGATTTTCGGCTCAATTATACCTGATGAGTCCACTAGACTTGATTTAGCAGATGCTGCAGCTTCAAAAATTGAGTACGTTTCTGCAGATAAATTCGAGTAATAATCAAGATAATAATCAGGCATTTTTATGCCACTTATACGAGAAATTGCGTCGTTTTCAGACATAATAGAGTTCTATTACTTGCTTCTTTGAATTGCTTTTGCTATTTCCTGTAGTTTTTTGAGACTTCCACCTTTTTCAAGAAATGTGCCTATTACCAAAGCATCAGCACCTGCTTTGACCAAGTTTTGAGCAGTTTTGACATCCTTAATCCCCCCACCTACAATCAAAAATCCATTAAATGTGTGTCTTACAGTTTTGACCATCTCTGGAGTAACGCTAGATTTTGCACCAGAGCCTGCTTCAAGATACACAAATCTCATTCCAAGAAATTGAGCTGCCAATGCATATGCTGCAGCAATTTTGGGTTTCTCAAATGGAATTCCTCTTGCAGAACCAACAAACCATGCAGAGGTTCCATCTCCAATCACCAAATATGCCGTAGGAAGAGGTTCTAAACCAAATTTCAGGACACTTGGAGCACCCAAGGCTTGTGCTTGTGATATGAAATATGGGTTCTCGGAATTCATTAATGAACTAAAGAGTATTGCATCAGCCTCAGGCACTACTCCTGTGACATTACCAGGAAACAAGATTATTGGGATTTTGATGCCTTTTTTGATTCCTTTAACAACTTTTGCCATTTCTATTTGGTCTGTTGCAGAAGAACCTCCAACCAATATTGCAGATGCACCTATTTTTTCAACATCCTTAGCAAGTTTGCTTGACGCCTCTAGTTTTGATACTTCTGAATCTATTAAAACAAACAATAATGCATTTTTCTTTTTTAATTCTGATTTTAGAAATGTCTCAACTTTATCTCCAGCCATAGAAGTGATTCGTGTGTGGCTCTTTAAAGTTTAATTGGAATGCCATTATACATATTTGTATAGCTTTGACAAAGTTTGAAGAATCTAATTTTAACAATATTATTAGGAAAATCATCAAAAAATCTTTGTTTACAGAGAGACAAATTGAAATTATTCTAAATCAGAAGAATCTTCTAGAATCAGAATTTTCTATCTCTAAAGGTGCGTATTACAGACAAGTTGGGCAATCAAGAGAGAAATTAGTTGCATTATTTTATTCAATCATACTTTTGCGTGGTTTAGGCATAATTCTGCCTGATGATATAGATGTGATATCCAAACTTTCTGAGCAGATTAGTGTGATAAATGAGAGTGACATATTCCCAGAAAGAGAAGATGAAGTGATTAGTGTGATAGATAGGCTCGTTAGACAGACATGTAGTATGTGATGTTTGTGATGATTATGGTTCTGTATGAGTTAAGTTGGTTGTGATTATGTATGTGAGTTTGTTAATCTAAAGTGTGAAATAATGTTGTTCTATCACGATAAATCACGATATAGGCATAAAATGTGTGATGTTAATTGAAATTCCTGATCCAGAAGTGATTTTAGGTGTGATTTTAGCCTTCATTGTAGGTTTAGGAGGTTTGTATGGATACTATAAGATTCGTCCATTCATCAAATCAAAGAGTGAAATGGTAGATGCATCACAATCAGAGCGTTTAGAATACTATGAAAGACAGTTAATTGATATGAAAATACGCCTAGATGCACTAGAAATCCAAGGAATTGAGCAAAAAACAGAGGATCCAAATTTGGAATTGAAGCAATTTTTAGAGAAATTAGCAAATAATCAAGTACAAGAGAAGAAAGTTAAGACATCACAAGT
Proteins encoded:
- the glyA gene encoding serine hydroxymethyltransferase — translated: MAKSQNKESYNKIFTKLKEHHKWFENSIPLIASENIPSPAVREAIISDFGNRYAEGWPGERVYAGCIYIDEVEFECMKLAKKLYKAKFADVRPISGVVANLAVYSAYSNPGDVMLAPSIPAGGHISHGKKEHSGTAGLVHGLEIEFYPFDAQEMTIDVDKTKQKVKELEKNKRLPKIAMFGGSLFLFPHPVKELSDFLKSYDMHINYDAAHVAGLIAGGKFQDPLREGADTITMSTHKTLFGPQGGLVLGSEKHEEPIKKATFPGLTSSHHINNMAGKAVAFAEALEFGKDYALQVIKNAKSLADALSDAGFKVLGESRGFTQSHQIAVNVLDYSDGGKVEADLEKANIIVNRQLIPGDIKAGRNYFHPGGIRLGVSEITRLGMKKSEMQEIASFIKQVVIEKKDPKKLLSKVKSFRKNYQKVKFCFDNKLGAYEYVKLR
- a CDS encoding DNA polymerase II large subunit encodes the protein MSENDAISRISGIKMPDYYLDYYSNLSAETYSIFEAAASAKSSLVDSSGIIEPKIAFDLADRVAKMHEIDIAEPLRELLKINGKELSALILSKEIAQGKYSLPDSTLEEKLDLAVRVGLAIVTEGVTIAPLQGISEVKIKKNKDGSDYLSVSIAGPMRSAGGTESAVTMLIADHVRKTAGLSKFQANSFDDETGRFVEELRIYEREASSFQFHILDEDIEHVISNLPVELDGVDTDPYEVVNHKSMVRIKTDRVRGGALRVLNDGLIGRSKKLLKRIEMYNLDGWEWLNDLKGAVQTGEKQEDAATKRMHEVITGRSVLSMPNKLGGFRLRYGRACNTGFAAVGIHPVIAEILDHTIAVGTQIKIDIPGKGSTVAFVDSIETPTVRLKNGNVVKIRDVKHGIEIKNDIEKILHLGDILISFGDFLENNAQLVPSAYVEEFWIEELKQKIQKYEPEDQYLTQFLNKVPTIDEALKISLDFDMALHPRYLYFWDKISSEELNLLLEPKKINETSIEYHIQIKKILEKLGVPHVVENDNIILENLEAKIFFNLLFREKPEIDESSIPQIISKSSGIKIKNKFSTSVGVRIGRPEKAAPRQMKPPTHVLFPISDKGGPTRDLLKASKNEHFFTSIYNRHCTQCNQPSIGIKCSKCGIKTTVTYRCPHCRDTLEESFCNKCKRNALAYSHKEFPLKSKLLEAQEKIRLRAQEPFKGVKELISQDKIAEPLEKGLVRQNFGLTVFKDGTVRFDATNSPLTQFKPSWIGTSIEKLKELGYSHDINGDPLENPEQIVELRMQDVVIPYESGRYLVSICKYIDTLLEKFYGKTPFYNVKNSEELIGHLIIGLAPHTSVGIVGRIIGYSETHVCFATPNWHSAKRRDADGDADSIMLLMDSLLNFSRQFLSDAIGGLMDAPLLIQPLVLPHESQPQAHNLEVTKSLPLEFFESTIQQVKAPDISSVEIIKSRLETERQFYDYYFTHSTSSLTTSKSRSAYSTLGSMLDKFDMQVKNAELIDAVNTSEIVSDVISTHLVPDIMGNLRAYARQNFRCTGCGKSYRRMPLIQTCVCGHKLIPTITRGSVEKYLKLAKRLVDKYDVSEYQRGRIHALSDEIELVFGKSPGDQSLLTDYA
- a CDS encoding geranylgeranylglyceryl/heptaprenylglyceryl phosphate synthase produces the protein MAGDKVETFLKSELKKKNALLFVLIDSEVSKLEASSKLAKDVEKIGASAILVGGSSATDQIEMAKVVKGIKKGIKIPIILFPGNVTGVVPEADAILFSSLMNSENPYFISQAQALGAPSVLKFGLEPLPTAYLVIGDGTSAWFVGSARGIPFEKPKIAAAYALAAQFLGMRFVYLEAGSGAKSSVTPEMVKTVRHTFNGFLIVGGGIKDVKTAQNLVKAGADALVIGTFLEKGGSLKKLQEIAKAIQRSK
- a CDS encoding winged helix DNA-binding protein — its product is MLIEIPDPEVILGVILAFIVGLGGLYGYYKIRPFIKSKSEMVDASQSERLEYYERQLIDMKIRLDALEIQGIEQKTEDPNLELKQFLEKLANNQVQEKKVKTSQVSQKTPEKPASTPKIPNIEHTNPTNYVLHLITNKSMTSRDIQITLKKSREHTSRLMKKLFEEGLVQRNTETKPYTYSITEKGMAKIGEVEASPAVV